The following proteins come from a genomic window of Candidatus Palauibacter soopunensis:
- a CDS encoding peptide chain release factor-like protein, which yields MSAAESRSDEELLAECTVETFRAGGPGGQHQNKTESAVRLTHRPTGIVVTARESRSQHRNRARALARLRAALREREHTPRPRRPTKPSRASREERLKEKRRRSLTKRQRRRPESDE from the coding sequence TGCTCGCCGAGTGCACGGTCGAGACGTTCCGGGCCGGCGGTCCGGGCGGCCAGCACCAGAACAAGACGGAGTCGGCCGTCCGGCTCACGCACCGCCCCACCGGCATCGTCGTGACCGCGCGCGAGTCCCGCAGTCAACACCGCAACCGCGCCCGCGCCCTGGCTCGGCTCCGCGCCGCCCTCCGGGAGCGGGAGCACACCCCCAGGCCCCGCCGCCCGACGAAGCCCAGCCGGGCCTCCCGGGAGGAACGGCTGAAAGAGAAACGGCGCCGCTCCCTCACGAAGAGGCAGCGGCGCCGTCCCGAATCCGACGAGTAG